In Salmonella enterica subsp. enterica serovar Typhimurium str. LT2, a single window of DNA contains:
- the malZ gene encoding maltodextrin glucosidase (similar to E. coli maltodextrin glucosidase (AAC73506.1); Blastp hit to AAC73506.1 (605 aa), 83% identity in aa 2 - 605), protein MLNAWHLPVAPFVKQHNDKLTITLWLSGENPPSRVTLRSEFDNEEISLAMRKQRRQPQPGVTAWRATLNIALGQPRRRYSFKLLWHDRQLWFTPQGFSRFPPARLEQFAVDVPDSGPQWVADQIFYQIFPDRFARSQSREAGQDRVYYHHAAGQEIVLRDWDDPLTPQAGGSTFYGGCLNGICEKLPYLKKLGVTALYLNPVFTAPSVHKYDTEDYRHVDPQFGGDRALLRLRRKTQVQGMRLVLDGVFNHSGDSHVWFDRHNRSTGGACHHPDSPWRDWYSFSPQGVALDWLGYPSLPKLDYQSETLVDEIYRGEDSIVRHWLKAPWNMDGWRLDVVHMLGEAGGARHNLQHVAGITRAAKEAQPEAYIVGEHFGDARQWLQADAEDAAMNYRGFTFPLWGFLANTDIAYEPQHIDARTCIAWMDNYRAGLSHQQQLRMFNQLDSHDTARFKTLLGKDAARLPLAVVWLFTWPGVPCIYYGDEVGVDGANDPMCRKPFPWDERKQDGNLLALYQRMAKLRQSSLALRRGGCQALYAEGDVVVFVRVYQQQRALVAINRGEACEVALEALPLLNVAGWQCKTGSGDIREGRLSLPAISATVWMNR, encoded by the coding sequence ATGTTGAATGCCTGGCACTTACCGGTTGCCCCATTTGTGAAGCAACATAACGATAAATTAACCATTACGCTGTGGCTGAGCGGAGAAAATCCGCCGTCTCGCGTGACGTTGCGCTCAGAATTCGATAATGAAGAAATCTCACTGGCGATGCGCAAACAGCGCCGCCAGCCGCAGCCGGGCGTGACGGCGTGGCGAGCGACGCTCAATATCGCGTTAGGGCAACCCCGTCGCCGTTACAGCTTTAAATTGCTTTGGCATGACCGCCAGCTTTGGTTTACGCCACAGGGATTTAGCCGTTTTCCGCCTGCGCGTCTGGAACAATTTGCGGTTGATGTGCCGGATAGCGGCCCGCAGTGGGTCGCCGATCAAATTTTTTATCAGATCTTCCCGGATCGTTTTGCCCGCAGCCAGTCTCGTGAAGCCGGGCAGGACCGGGTGTACTACCATCATGCCGCAGGTCAGGAGATTGTGCTGCGCGACTGGGACGATCCTTTAACCCCCCAGGCGGGCGGTTCCACCTTTTACGGCGGCTGTCTGAATGGCATTTGTGAGAAGCTGCCGTATCTGAAAAAACTGGGCGTCACAGCGCTATATCTGAATCCGGTATTTACCGCGCCGAGCGTCCATAAGTACGATACGGAAGATTATCGCCATGTCGATCCGCAATTTGGCGGCGATCGGGCGCTGCTACGCCTGCGGCGTAAAACCCAGGTGCAGGGCATGAGGCTGGTGCTGGATGGCGTGTTTAATCATAGCGGCGACTCGCATGTGTGGTTTGACAGGCATAACCGCAGCACTGGCGGCGCGTGCCATCACCCGGACTCGCCGTGGCGCGACTGGTACTCCTTTTCACCACAAGGCGTGGCGCTGGACTGGCTGGGTTATCCGAGCCTGCCGAAACTCGATTATCAATCAGAAACGCTGGTCGATGAGATCTATCGCGGTGAGGACAGTATCGTTCGTCACTGGCTAAAGGCTCCGTGGAATATGGACGGCTGGCGGCTGGATGTCGTACATATGCTGGGCGAGGCGGGCGGGGCGCGTCATAATTTGCAGCACGTCGCCGGTATTACCCGGGCGGCAAAAGAGGCGCAGCCCGAAGCCTATATTGTGGGGGAACATTTCGGCGATGCGCGGCAGTGGCTACAGGCCGATGCGGAAGATGCCGCCATGAATTATCGCGGCTTCACCTTCCCGCTATGGGGATTTCTCGCCAATACTGATATCGCTTACGAACCACAGCATATTGATGCCCGGACCTGTATCGCGTGGATGGATAACTACCGCGCCGGGCTGTCACATCAGCAACAACTGCGCATGTTTAATCAACTCGACAGCCATGATACTGCGCGCTTTAAAACTCTGCTGGGTAAAGACGCGGCGCGCCTGCCGCTGGCGGTGGTCTGGCTGTTTACCTGGCCCGGCGTGCCATGTATTTATTACGGCGATGAAGTCGGCGTGGACGGCGCAAATGACCCCATGTGCCGCAAACCGTTCCCATGGGATGAACGCAAGCAGGACGGCAACTTGCTGGCGCTGTACCAGCGTATGGCGAAACTGCGCCAGAGCAGTCTGGCGCTGCGTCGTGGCGGATGCCAGGCGCTGTATGCCGAAGGTGACGTAGTGGTATTCGTGCGAGTTTATCAGCAGCAGCGGGCGCTGGTGGCGATTAACCGGGGCGAGGCCTGTGAAGTGGCGCTGGAAGCGTTGCCGTTGCTGAACGTGGCCGGATGGCAATGTAAAACGGGAAGCGGTGATATCCGCGAGGGAAGACTTAGTTTACCCGCGATTTCCGCGACGGTATGGATGAATCGTTGA
- the yajB gene encoding putative cytoplasmic protein (similar to E. coli putative glycoprotein (AAC73507.1); Blastp hit to AAC73507.1 (193 aa), 87% identity in aa 1 - 193), with amino-acid sequence MNFLAHLHLAHLADSSLSGNLLADFVRGNPATHYPPDVVEGIYMHRRIDVMTDNLPEVREAREWFRHETRRVAPITLDVMWDHFLSRHWTQISPDFPLQAFVGYAHAQVATILPDSPPRFVNLNDYLWSEKWLERYRDMDFIQNVLNGMANRRPRLDALRDSWYDLDAHYDALEERFWHFYPRMMAQAARKAL; translated from the coding sequence ATGAATTTTCTTGCTCACCTGCATCTGGCGCACCTTGCCGACAGCTCGCTTTCCGGTAATCTTCTGGCCGATTTTGTCCGCGGTAACCCGGCAACGCATTATCCTCCTGACGTGGTAGAGGGTATTTATATGCATCGGCGTATTGACGTCATGACCGACAACCTGCCGGAAGTTCGTGAGGCGCGAGAGTGGTTCCGCCATGAAACGCGGCGCGTGGCGCCCATTACGCTGGACGTCATGTGGGATCATTTTTTATCGCGTCACTGGACGCAAATCTCTCCCGATTTTCCACTTCAGGCGTTTGTCGGCTACGCCCATGCGCAGGTCGCGACGATTCTGCCCGACTCCCCGCCGCGCTTTGTCAACCTGAATGATTATCTTTGGTCAGAAAAATGGTTAGAGCGGTATCGCGATATGGATTTCATTCAAAACGTGCTGAATGGCATGGCGAATCGCCGTCCCCGGCTGGATGCCTTGCGTGATTCCTGGTACGATCTGGACGCGCACTACGACGCGTTAGAAGAGCGCTTCTGGCATTTTTATCCGCGTATGATGGCACAGGCCGCCCGCAAAGCGCTGTGA
- the proY gene encoding putative APC family, proline transporter (proline-specific permease PROY. (SW:PROY_SALTY)) codes for MESNNKLKRGLSTRHIRFMALGSAIGTGLFYGSADAIKMAGPSVLLAYIIGGVAAYIIMRALGEMSVHNPAASSFSRYAQENLGPLAGYITGWTYCFEILIVAIADVTAFGIYMGVWFPAVPHWIWVLSVVLIICAINLMSVKVFGELEFWFSFFKVATIIIMIVAGIGIIVWGIGNGGQPTGIHNLWSNGGFFSNGWLGMIMSLQMVMFAYGGIEIIGITAGEAKDPEKSIPRAINSVPMRILVFYVGTLFVIMSIYPWNQVGTNGSPFVLTFQHMGITFAASILNFVVLTASLSAINSDVFGVGRMLHGMAEQGSAPKVFAKTSRRGIPWVTVLVMTIALLFAVYLNYIMPENVFLVIASLATFATVWVWIMILLSQIAFRRRLPPEEVKALKFKVPGGVVTTIAGLIFLVFIIALIGYHPDTRISLYVGFAWIVLLLIGWIFKRRRDRQLAQA; via the coding sequence ATGGAAAGCAATAATAAGCTAAAGCGTGGGCTGAGCACCCGGCACATTCGCTTTATGGCATTAGGTTCGGCAATCGGCACCGGCCTGTTTTACGGCTCGGCGGACGCCATCAAAATGGCGGGGCCGAGCGTGCTGTTGGCCTATATTATTGGCGGGGTCGCGGCATATATCATTATGCGCGCATTGGGGGAAATGTCCGTTCACAACCCTGCCGCCAGCTCATTTTCGCGCTATGCGCAGGAAAACCTCGGCCCGCTTGCGGGCTACATTACCGGCTGGACCTACTGTTTTGAGATCCTGATCGTCGCCATTGCCGACGTGACCGCGTTCGGCATTTACATGGGAGTCTGGTTCCCCGCCGTGCCGCACTGGATTTGGGTACTTAGCGTGGTGCTGATCATTTGCGCCATCAACCTGATGAGCGTCAAGGTGTTCGGCGAGCTGGAGTTTTGGTTCTCCTTCTTCAAAGTCGCCACCATTATTATCATGATTGTCGCGGGTATCGGCATCATTGTGTGGGGAATTGGCAACGGCGGGCAGCCGACCGGCATTCATAACCTGTGGAGCAACGGCGGCTTCTTCAGCAATGGCTGGTTGGGAATGATCATGTCGCTGCAAATGGTGATGTTCGCTTACGGCGGGATTGAGATTATCGGTATCACCGCCGGGGAAGCGAAAGACCCGGAGAAATCCATTCCGCGCGCCATTAACTCAGTACCGATGCGTATCCTGGTATTTTATGTCGGCACGCTGTTCGTCATTATGTCTATCTATCCGTGGAATCAGGTCGGCACAAACGGCAGTCCATTTGTGCTGACGTTCCAGCATATGGGGATTACCTTTGCCGCCAGCATTCTGAACTTTGTGGTATTGACCGCCTCGCTTTCCGCTATCAACTCCGATGTGTTTGGCGTAGGCCGTATGCTGCATGGTATGGCGGAGCAGGGGAGCGCGCCGAAAGTCTTTGCTAAAACGTCACGCCGTGGTATTCCGTGGGTCACTGTGCTGGTGATGACGATTGCGCTGCTGTTTGCGGTTTACCTGAACTACATCATGCCGGAAAACGTCTTCCTGGTGATTGCTTCGCTGGCGACGTTTGCGACGGTATGGGTATGGATTATGATCCTGCTGTCGCAAATCGCCTTCCGTCGTCGTTTACCGCCGGAAGAGGTAAAAGCGCTGAAATTTAAGGTGCCGGGCGGTGTCGTAACGACGATAGCGGGTCTGATTTTCCTGGTCTTCATTATTGCGCTTATCGGCTACCATCCGGATACCCGCATCTCACTGTATGTGGGCTTCGCCTGGATAGTTCTGCTGTTGATTGGCTGGATATTTAAACGCCGTCGCGACCGTCAATTGGCGCAGGCGTAG
- the phoB gene encoding response regulator in two-component regulatory system with PhoR (or CreC) (regulates pho regulon (OmpR family); similar to E. coli positive response regulator for pho regulon, sensor is PhoR (or CreC) (AAC73502.1); Blastp hit to AAC73502.1 (229 aa), 95% identity in aa 1 - 229), translated as MARRILVVEDEAPIREMVCFVLEQNGFQPVEAEDYDSAVNKLNEPWPDLILLDWMLPGGSGLQFIKHLKREAMTRDIPVVMLTARGEEEDRVRGLETGADDYITKPFSPKELVARIKAVMRRISPMAVEEVIEMQGLSLDPGSHRVMTGDSPLDMGPTEFKLLHFFMTHPERVYSREQLLNHVWGTNVYVEDRTVDVHIRRLRKALEHSGHDRMVQTVRGTGYRFSTRF; from the coding sequence ATGGCGAGACGTATTCTGGTCGTAGAAGATGAGGCGCCGATCCGTGAAATGGTGTGCTTCGTGCTCGAACAAAATGGCTTTCAGCCCGTAGAAGCCGAAGATTATGACAGTGCGGTGAATAAACTTAATGAACCCTGGCCGGATCTCATCCTTCTTGACTGGATGTTGCCCGGCGGGTCAGGGTTACAGTTTATTAAACATCTCAAACGTGAAGCCATGACCCGGGATATTCCTGTGGTTATGCTGACCGCAAGAGGTGAGGAAGAAGATCGTGTGCGCGGGCTGGAAACCGGCGCTGACGATTACATTACCAAGCCGTTTTCCCCCAAGGAGTTGGTGGCGCGCATTAAAGCCGTTATGCGGCGCATCTCGCCGATGGCGGTCGAAGAGGTGATCGAGATGCAGGGACTGAGCCTTGATCCCGGCTCTCACCGCGTGATGACCGGCGACAGCCCGCTGGATATGGGGCCGACCGAATTTAAATTACTCCATTTCTTTATGACGCACCCGGAACGGGTTTACAGTCGCGAGCAGCTACTCAATCATGTCTGGGGCACCAATGTGTACGTTGAAGACCGGACGGTCGACGTGCATATTCGCCGTTTGCGTAAGGCGCTGGAGCACAGCGGCCACGACCGGATGGTGCAAACGGTACGCGGGACAGGGTATCGTTTTTCGACCCGCTTTTAA
- the sbcD gene encoding ATP-dependent dsDNA exonuclease (similar to E. coli ATP-dependent dsDNA exonuclease (AAC73501.1); Blastp hit to AAC73501.1 (400 aa), 84% identity in aa 1 - 400), with amino-acid sequence MRILHTSDWHLGQNFYSKSRAAEHQAFLDWLLETAQAHQVDAIIVAGDIFDTGSPPSYARELYNRFVVNLQQTGCHLVVLAGNHDSVATLNESRDILAFLNTTVIASAGYAPRLLHRRDGSPGAVLCPIPFLRPRDIITSQAGLSGSEKQQQLLHAIADYYQQQYQEACQLRGERKLPVIATGHLTTVGASKSDAVRDIYIGTLDAFPAQHFPPADYIALGHIHRAQCVGGTEHIRYCGSPIALSFDECGKSKCVHLVTFEQGKWQSTESLAVPVTQPLAVLKGDLASITEQLEQWRGVEQSPPVWLDIEITTDDYLHDIQRRIQTLTESLPVEVLLVRRSREQRERSLANERRETLSELSVEEVFARRLALEALDPPQRERLNQLFSSTLYALNEEHEA; translated from the coding sequence ATGCGCATCCTCCACACCTCTGACTGGCATCTGGGACAAAATTTCTACAGTAAAAGCCGCGCCGCGGAGCATCAGGCTTTTCTGGACTGGCTGCTGGAGACCGCGCAGGCCCATCAGGTGGATGCCATTATTGTCGCTGGCGATATTTTTGATACCGGTTCGCCTCCAAGCTATGCCCGAGAACTTTATAACCGTTTCGTCGTTAATTTACAGCAAACGGGCTGTCATCTGGTGGTGCTGGCCGGTAATCATGATTCCGTCGCCACGCTAAACGAATCGCGCGACATTCTGGCGTTTCTCAATACAACCGTGATCGCCAGCGCGGGCTATGCGCCGCGGCTACTTCATCGTCGCGACGGGTCTCCGGGCGCCGTACTGTGCCCCATTCCCTTTTTGCGCCCGCGCGACATTATTACCAGTCAGGCGGGATTATCCGGCAGCGAGAAACAGCAGCAACTTCTTCATGCGATTGCCGATTATTATCAACAGCAGTATCAGGAAGCGTGCCAGCTACGCGGCGAACGAAAGCTGCCGGTTATCGCGACGGGACATTTAACCACCGTCGGCGCCAGCAAAAGCGATGCGGTTCGCGACATTTATATCGGTACGCTGGATGCCTTTCCGGCGCAGCATTTCCCCCCCGCGGATTATATCGCATTGGGACACATTCACCGCGCGCAATGTGTCGGCGGCACGGAGCATATCCGCTATTGCGGCTCACCCATCGCCCTCAGCTTTGATGAGTGCGGCAAAAGCAAATGCGTGCATCTGGTGACCTTCGAGCAGGGGAAATGGCAAAGTACCGAAAGTCTGGCTGTCCCCGTGACTCAACCGCTGGCGGTTTTAAAAGGCGACCTGGCGTCAATTACCGAACAGCTTGAGCAGTGGCGCGGCGTTGAGCAATCGCCCCCCGTCTGGCTGGATATTGAAATCACCACCGATGATTATCTGCACGATATCCAACGCAGAATACAGACATTAACGGAGTCACTCCCCGTAGAGGTATTACTGGTGCGCCGTAGCCGCGAACAGCGCGAGCGCTCGCTGGCGAACGAGCGGCGGGAAACATTAAGCGAGCTTAGCGTGGAGGAGGTTTTTGCGCGGCGTCTGGCGCTGGAAGCGTTAGATCCCCCGCAGCGCGAGCGCCTGAATCAGCTCTTTTCCAGCACGCTCTACGCGTTGAATGAGGAGCATGAGGCATGA
- the brnQ gene encoding LIVCS family, branched chain amino acid transporter system II (LIV-II) (branched-chain amino acid transport system II carrier protein(liv-II). (SW:BRNQ_SALTY)) — MTHQLKSRDIIALGFMTFALFVGAGNIIFPPMVGLQAGEHVWTAAIGFLITAVGLPVLTVVALAKVGGGVDSLSTPIGKVAGLLLATVCYLAVGPLFATPRTATVSFEVGIAPLTGDSAMPLLIYSVVYFAIVILVSLYPGKLLDTVGNFLAPLKIIALVILSVAAIVWPAGPISNALDAYQNAAFSNGFVNGYLTMDTLGAMVFGIVIVNAARSRGVTEARLLTRYTVWAGLMAGVGLTLLYLALFRLGSDSATLVDQSANGAAILHAYVQHTFGGAGSFLLAALIFIACLVTAVGLTCACAEFFAQYIPLSYRTLVFILGGFSMVVSNLGLSHLIQISIPVLTAIYPPCIALVVLSFTRSWWHNSTRIIAPAMFISLLFGILDGIKASAFGDMLPAWSQRLPLAEQGLAWLMPTVVMVILAIIWDRAAGRQVTSSAH, encoded by the coding sequence ATGACCCATCAGTTAAAATCGCGCGATATCATCGCCCTGGGCTTTATGACATTTGCGCTGTTCGTTGGCGCAGGCAATATTATCTTTCCTCCTATGGTCGGTTTGCAGGCGGGTGAACACGTCTGGACAGCCGCTATTGGCTTTCTGATTACCGCCGTAGGGCTACCGGTTCTTACTGTTGTGGCGCTGGCGAAAGTCGGCGGCGGCGTAGACAGCCTCAGTACGCCGATTGGTAAAGTGGCGGGACTCCTGCTGGCGACCGTTTGCTATCTGGCCGTCGGGCCGTTATTTGCGACGCCGCGTACCGCGACGGTGTCGTTTGAGGTCGGTATCGCTCCGTTGACTGGCGATTCTGCAATGCCGTTGCTGATTTACAGCGTGGTCTATTTCGCTATCGTTATTCTGGTTTCCCTCTATCCGGGTAAGCTGCTGGATACGGTAGGGAATTTCCTGGCGCCGTTGAAAATTATTGCGCTGGTCATCCTGTCCGTCGCGGCTATCGTTTGGCCTGCCGGTCCAATCAGCAACGCCCTGGACGCTTATCAGAATGCGGCCTTTTCTAACGGATTTGTGAACGGCTATCTGACGATGGATACGCTGGGCGCGATGGTGTTTGGTATCGTTATTGTGAACGCGGCGCGTTCTCGCGGCGTGACCGAAGCGCGCCTGTTGACGCGTTACACGGTCTGGGCCGGCCTGATGGCGGGCGTGGGGCTGACGCTGCTTTACCTTGCCTTGTTCCGCTTAGGTTCTGACAGCGCGACGCTGGTCGATCAGTCAGCGAACGGCGCGGCGATTCTTCATGCCTACGTTCAGCATACCTTTGGCGGCGCGGGAAGCTTCCTGCTGGCGGCGCTGATCTTTATCGCGTGTCTGGTGACGGCGGTGGGGCTGACCTGCGCCTGCGCTGAGTTTTTCGCGCAGTATATTCCGCTGTCTTACCGCACGCTGGTCTTTATTCTCGGCGGCTTCTCTATGGTGGTGTCAAACCTCGGACTGAGCCATCTGATTCAAATCTCCATTCCGGTGCTGACGGCTATCTATCCGCCGTGTATCGCACTGGTTGTATTAAGTTTTACCCGCTCATGGTGGCATAATTCCACCCGTATCATCGCGCCGGCCATGTTTATCAGTCTGCTTTTTGGTATCCTTGACGGCATCAAAGCATCTGCCTTCGGCGATATGCTGCCAGCCTGGAGTCAGCGTTTGCCGCTGGCGGAACAGGGACTGGCTTGGTTGATGCCAACGGTGGTGATGGTGATCCTGGCGATTATCTGGGATCGCGCGGCGGGTCGGCAGGTGACCTCCAGCGCTCACTAA
- a CDS encoding putative thiol - alkyl hydroperoxide reductase (similar to E. coli alkyl hydroperoxide reductase, C22 subunit; detoxification of hydroperoxides (AAC73706.1); Blastp hit to AAC73706.1 (187 aa), 36% identity in aa 1 - 186), with product MVLVTRQAPDFTAAAVLGSGEIVDKFNFKQHTNGKTTVLFFWPMDFTFVCPSELIAFDKRYEEFQKRGVEVVGVSFDSEFVHNAWRNTPVDKGGIGPVKYAMVADVKREIQKAYGIEHPDEGVALRGSFLIDANGIVRHQVVNDLPLGRNIDEMLRMVDALQFHEEHGDVCPAQWEKGKEGMNASPDGVAKYLAENISSL from the coding sequence ATGGTACTGGTTACTCGTCAGGCCCCGGATTTCACCGCTGCGGCGGTACTGGGTAGCGGTGAGATTGTTGATAAATTCAACTTCAAACAGCACACCAATGGTAAAACGACCGTTCTGTTCTTCTGGCCGATGGACTTCACTTTTGTTTGCCCGTCTGAGCTGATCGCCTTTGATAAACGTTATGAAGAATTCCAGAAGCGCGGCGTTGAAGTGGTCGGCGTTTCTTTCGACTCTGAGTTCGTTCACAACGCATGGCGTAACACCCCTGTCGATAAAGGCGGCATTGGCCCGGTGAAATACGCAATGGTCGCCGACGTGAAGCGTGAAATTCAGAAAGCTTACGGTATCGAACACCCGGACGAAGGCGTTGCGCTGCGCGGCTCTTTCCTGATTGACGCTAACGGTATTGTTCGCCACCAGGTCGTAAACGATCTGCCGCTGGGTCGTAATATCGACGAAATGCTGCGTATGGTCGACGCGCTGCAGTTCCACGAAGAGCACGGTGATGTCTGCCCGGCGCAGTGGGAAAAAGGCAAAGAAGGCATGAACGCCTCTCCGGACGGCGTGGCTAAATACCTGGCTGAGAACATTTCCAGCCTGTAA
- the phoR gene encoding sensory kinase in two-component regulatory system with PhoB, regulates pho regulon (similar to E. coli positive and negative sensor protein for pho regulon (AAC73503.1); Blastp hit to AAC73503.1 (431 aa), 90% identity in aa 1 - 431): MLERLSWKRLVLELVLCCIPALILSAFFGYLPWFLLAAVTGLLVWHFWNLLRLSWWLWVDRSMTPPPGRGSWEPLLYGLHQMQLRNKKRRRELGNLIKRFRSGAESLPDAVVLTTEEGGIFWCNGLAQQILGLRWPDDNGQNILNLLRYPEFTQYLKTRDFTRPLHLVLNTGRHLEIRVMPYTDKQLLMVARDVTQMHQLEGARRNFFANVSHELRTPLTVLQGYLEMMQEQALEGATREKALHTMREQTYRMEGLVKQLLTLSKIEAAPALLLNEKVDVPMMLRVVEREAQTLSQQKHTFTFEVDDSLSVLGNEEQLRSAISNLVYNAVNHTPAGTHITVSWRRVAHGAEFCIQDNGPGIAAEHIPRLTERFYRVDKARSRQTGGSGLGLAIVKHALNHHESRLEIDSSPGKGTRFSFVLPERLIAKNSD, encoded by the coding sequence GTGCTGGAACGGCTGTCATGGAAAAGGCTGGTGCTGGAGCTGGTGCTCTGTTGCATCCCCGCGCTTATCCTTAGCGCTTTTTTTGGTTATCTGCCGTGGTTTTTACTGGCGGCGGTGACGGGACTGCTTGTCTGGCATTTCTGGAATTTGTTACGCCTCTCCTGGTGGCTTTGGGTCGACAGAAGTATGACGCCGCCGCCGGGACGGGGAAGTTGGGAACCGCTGTTATACGGTTTACACCAGATGCAGTTGCGAAATAAGAAGCGTCGCCGCGAGCTGGGGAACCTGATTAAACGTTTTCGCAGTGGCGCGGAGTCGCTGCCTGATGCCGTGGTACTGACCACAGAAGAGGGCGGCATTTTTTGGTGTAACGGTTTGGCGCAACAGATACTGGGGCTACGCTGGCCGGATGACAACGGGCAGAATATTCTCAATCTACTGCGTTATCCGGAGTTTACCCAGTATTTAAAAACGCGTGATTTCACCCGTCCGCTTCATTTGGTGCTCAATACCGGGCGGCACCTGGAGATCCGCGTCATGCCTTATACCGATAAACAACTCCTGATGGTGGCGCGCGATGTGACGCAAATGCATCAGCTTGAAGGCGCCAGACGTAACTTTTTCGCCAACGTTAGCCATGAGTTGCGTACGCCCTTGACGGTATTGCAAGGCTATCTGGAAATGATGCAGGAACAGGCGCTGGAAGGGGCGACGCGAGAGAAAGCGCTGCATACGATGCGCGAGCAAACGTATCGTATGGAAGGGCTGGTAAAACAACTGCTTACGCTGTCTAAAATTGAGGCGGCCCCGGCGCTGTTATTAAATGAAAAAGTGGATGTACCGATGATGCTGCGGGTCGTGGAGCGTGAAGCGCAGACGCTCAGCCAGCAGAAACATACCTTTACGTTTGAGGTCGACGATAGTCTTAGCGTTCTGGGCAACGAAGAGCAGCTACGTAGCGCGATCTCAAACCTGGTGTATAACGCGGTAAACCATACGCCGGCGGGAACGCATATTACGGTGAGCTGGCGACGTGTCGCGCATGGCGCTGAGTTTTGCATTCAAGATAACGGTCCGGGGATTGCTGCCGAGCATATTCCTCGTCTGACCGAACGCTTCTACCGTGTCGATAAAGCGCGTTCGCGGCAAACGGGCGGCAGCGGCCTGGGATTGGCGATTGTGAAACATGCGTTGAATCACCATGAAAGCCGCCTTGAAATCGACAGTTCGCCTGGCAAAGGAACGCGATTTAGCTTTGTGCTGCCGGAACGTTTAATTGCCAAAAATAGCGATTAA